From the Rhizobium sp. ARZ01 genome, the window AGGATCTTCTTGAACATCGTCTCTCCCGGTTATTGCGCGGCGACCGCTTCCACTTCGAGCAGCCACCGATCGTCGAAGATGCCGCAGATCACGACTGTCAGCGCTGGGGCGATGCTGCCTAAAAACTCGCTGCGGATCTCGCGGTTTTGCGTCGCATACTGCCGGTCGGCGAGATACGTCGTCACCTTGACCAGGTCGGACTTCTCCATGCCGGCTGCCTTCAATTGCGCCTCGACGTTGCGCCACACCTGACGCGCCTGCGCCTCGAAGCCATCCGGCACCTTGTCGTCGGTATCAACAGGGATCTGCCCGCTGATCAGCACCAACTGACGATATTCATCGAGCTTGACCGCCTGAGAATAGCCGCCATGCGGGTCCGGTGCGTTCTTCGCGTTGATGTTTTCCCGTTTCATGGCCATCCTCCAGGCGTTGGATCACATGCGGAACAGGCCGAACCGTGTCGGTTCGATGGGGGCATTGAGGGTGGCCGAAAGTGAGAGCCCAAGCACATCACGCGCCTTGCGCGGATCGACGATGCCGTCGTCCCACAGCCGGGCCGAGGCGTAGAGCGGATGGCTCTGTCGCTCGAACATCTCGATCGTCGGCCGCTTGAACTCGGCCTCTTCCTCAGCCGACCAGCTTTGCCCGCTGCGCTCGATCCCCTCGCG encodes:
- a CDS encoding RidA family protein, with amino-acid sequence MKRENINAKNAPDPHGGYSQAVKLDEYRQLVLISGQIPVDTDDKVPDGFEAQARQVWRNVEAQLKAAGMEKSDLVKVTTYLADRQYATQNREIRSEFLGSIAPALTVVICGIFDDRWLLEVEAVAAQ